From a single Marinobacter sp. THAF197a genomic region:
- a CDS encoding TetR family transcriptional regulator, whose protein sequence is MARKTKAEAEATREAILDAAECVFMDKGVAKTSLEEIARKAGVTRGAVYWHFRNKADILDAMLERVRAPLGEMMDETAEADQGLESLKNLCIVALRKLAQDPRYFRVYMILFHRNESDQAIAKHRELAREATEFVTEILGRPENRIKLHPELTPAQAAYLLHTQMLGLFFDWLADPEQWPLAEVAPTFVEAYFRGLLAER, encoded by the coding sequence ATGGCCCGAAAAACAAAAGCCGAAGCCGAAGCCACCCGGGAAGCCATCCTCGATGCGGCAGAATGCGTCTTTATGGACAAGGGCGTTGCCAAGACCTCGCTGGAAGAGATCGCCCGCAAGGCCGGCGTTACTCGCGGCGCGGTCTACTGGCATTTCCGCAACAAGGCCGACATTCTGGACGCCATGCTGGAACGGGTACGGGCGCCCCTGGGCGAGATGATGGATGAGACGGCGGAAGCAGATCAGGGGCTTGAGAGCCTGAAAAACCTGTGCATTGTCGCACTTCGTAAACTCGCCCAGGATCCCCGCTACTTTCGTGTGTACATGATCCTGTTCCATCGCAACGAATCCGACCAGGCCATCGCCAAACACCGGGAACTGGCCCGGGAAGCCACAGAATTTGTCACGGAAATCCTGGGACGCCCGGAAAACCGGATAAAGCTGCACCCGGAACTAACTCCCGCCCAGGCCGCATACTTGCTGCATACACAAATGCTGGGACTGTTTTTTGACTGGCTGGCCGATCCAGAGCAATGGCCGCTGGCTGAAGTGGCGCCCACCTTTGTAGAGGCTTACTTCCGGGGCCTGTTGGCCGAACGCTAG
- a CDS encoding SLC13 family permease — protein MLSDQWTVFLILGTTLALFIWNRLRFDIVAMLALLAVAVTGLVVPDQLFTGFGHPAVITVAAVLVISQGLVNGGVVDAVARLLGKVGRNAVLQVITLTLVVALCSGFINNVGALALLMPVAIWMSRQSGRSPSLLLMPLAFGSLLGGTITLIGTPPNIIIASYREAGSFGLFDFAPVGLAITVVGIVFIGVIGWRLTPKRDDPASGDKLFSVGEYVTELKVPEESPFAGGTLHNLLTSGGTEKSLVVLALIRGEEVSPAPSTFNVLKFGDVLLVEADTESLQEFVEQTGLVLANAVNDEDEEGKESQPMTPREGTEEQVAAGDVRLTEAVISPSSRLIGRSANRLNLRERYGLNVVAIARQGHRLKRRLAEIRFRSGDILLVQGYEDNLLSTLQTLGCLPLAERGLTLGREKNLWLAGGVFLAAIAIILSGLLTPPVALVACAVAMVLVQLMDAGEAYRAIDWPVIVLLAAMIPVGQALETTGGAALIAEQILTVAQGQAAWVALTIILVGTMLLSNVVNNAAAAILVAPIALGVSSQLGLASDAVLMAVAVGASCAFLTPIGHQSNALVMEPAGYRFGDYWRLGLPLSVLVTVVGVPMILWVWG, from the coding sequence ATGCTATCTGATCAATGGACGGTGTTTCTGATTCTGGGCACAACCCTCGCCCTGTTTATCTGGAACCGCCTGCGCTTCGATATCGTAGCCATGCTTGCCTTGCTGGCGGTTGCTGTCACCGGCCTGGTTGTCCCCGACCAGTTGTTCACGGGCTTTGGCCACCCGGCGGTGATTACCGTGGCGGCTGTGCTGGTGATCAGCCAGGGGCTGGTGAACGGTGGCGTGGTGGATGCCGTCGCCCGATTGCTTGGTAAGGTTGGGCGTAACGCCGTTCTGCAGGTCATCACCCTGACTCTGGTGGTGGCCTTGTGTTCCGGCTTTATCAATAACGTGGGTGCGCTGGCGCTGTTGATGCCCGTGGCGATCTGGATGTCGCGGCAGTCCGGGCGCTCTCCGTCTTTGCTGCTGATGCCACTTGCCTTCGGCTCTTTGCTGGGAGGCACCATCACCCTGATTGGCACGCCCCCCAATATCATTATTGCCAGTTATCGCGAAGCGGGCTCTTTCGGCCTGTTCGATTTTGCGCCTGTAGGGCTGGCCATTACCGTTGTTGGCATTGTGTTCATCGGTGTGATTGGCTGGCGCCTGACACCCAAGCGCGACGACCCGGCCAGTGGCGACAAACTGTTCAGCGTAGGTGAGTATGTTACCGAACTGAAGGTGCCGGAAGAGTCGCCCTTTGCTGGTGGCACACTGCACAATCTGCTTACCTCGGGCGGCACCGAGAAGAGCCTGGTGGTACTGGCATTGATTCGGGGAGAGGAGGTCTCGCCAGCACCATCAACCTTCAACGTGCTGAAGTTCGGCGATGTGCTGTTGGTGGAAGCCGACACCGAGAGCCTGCAGGAGTTTGTTGAGCAAACCGGACTGGTCCTTGCCAATGCGGTGAACGACGAGGATGAAGAAGGAAAAGAGTCGCAGCCAATGACACCCCGAGAGGGCACCGAAGAGCAGGTGGCAGCCGGGGACGTTCGACTGACGGAAGCCGTGATTTCACCATCGTCGCGTTTAATCGGGCGTTCCGCCAACCGTCTTAACCTGAGAGAACGCTACGGTTTGAACGTGGTGGCCATTGCCCGCCAGGGGCATCGACTAAAGCGGCGCCTGGCAGAAATCCGATTCCGTTCCGGGGATATCCTGCTGGTGCAGGGCTATGAAGACAATTTGTTATCGACACTGCAAACTCTGGGTTGCCTACCCCTGGCTGAGCGGGGCTTGACCCTCGGCCGGGAGAAAAATCTCTGGCTGGCAGGCGGGGTGTTCCTCGCCGCCATCGCGATCATCCTTTCTGGCCTGTTGACACCGCCCGTGGCGCTGGTGGCCTGTGCGGTGGCCATGGTGCTGGTGCAGTTGATGGATGCCGGCGAGGCCTACCGCGCCATCGACTGGCCGGTGATCGTGCTGCTCGCCGCAATGATTCCGGTAGGGCAGGCGCTTGAAACCACGGGTGGTGCTGCGTTGATAGCGGAGCAGATCCTGACGGTTGCCCAAGGGCAGGCCGCCTGGGTCGCCTTGACCATCATCCTGGTGGGTACCATGTTGTTGTCAAACGTGGTCAACAACGCGGCGGCTGCCATACTGGTCGCCCCGATAGCCCTCGGGGTGTCCAGCCAACTTGGATTGGCATCGGATGCAGTGTTGATGGCGGTGGCCGTAGGCGCTTCCTGTGCTTTCCTTACCCCGATCGGGCATCAGTCCAATGCCCTGGTGATGGAGCCTGCGGGTTATCGCTTTGGGGATTACTGGCGCCTTGGTTTGCCGTTGTCTGTGCTCGTGACGGTTGTCGGAGTGCCGATGATACTCTGGGTCTGGGGTTGA
- a CDS encoding sigma-54-dependent transcriptional regulator yields the protein MEQKRPLVWLSADSGENTVPPSLTSQWAIVPVDINAQSLAILPHWRGLAVGVCVIADLELAGLPLFAPWLEALPVSSWLALVRRDQLQHPAVRQLIREFCQDYHTLPIAPYRLSDSLGHMWGMSKLTEALASSDHASDYQQYALEGPSSAIRMARSLVRKFSITNEPLLIYGASGTGKEAAARFAHEHSDRRTQVLVNVNCAALPASLTQSELFGHERGAFTHALNKRMGRITAADGGTLVLTGADELSLEQQSAILRFLQDGIIEPVGASRPIKVNVRIIATCSVPLEQRVEQGLFRSDVFYRLGNLSVTLPTLKERLEDIPLLARRALDACDGSHYQIGSDTLVALARHSWPGNLRELQNRIRQAVLMTKSLHITPEDLGLEPTGAPAQPDRFTLEAFRARAEEQAISTSLSLTHQNVSAAARLLKISRVSFYRLLEKHNLQLPSSINLNPGRGQGD from the coding sequence ATGGAACAGAAACGACCGCTCGTCTGGTTGTCGGCGGATTCAGGCGAAAACACGGTACCGCCATCACTCACATCCCAGTGGGCGATTGTACCGGTTGATATCAATGCCCAATCCCTGGCCATTTTGCCGCACTGGCGGGGGCTGGCGGTGGGTGTGTGTGTTATTGCCGATCTCGAGCTTGCCGGGTTACCGTTGTTCGCGCCCTGGCTGGAGGCTTTACCGGTATCGTCCTGGCTCGCCCTGGTTCGGCGCGATCAGCTGCAACACCCCGCGGTGCGCCAACTGATTCGGGAATTCTGCCAGGATTACCACACCCTTCCCATCGCCCCCTACCGCCTGTCCGACAGTCTTGGCCACATGTGGGGCATGTCGAAACTGACCGAAGCACTGGCCAGTTCCGACCATGCCAGTGATTATCAGCAGTACGCTCTGGAGGGCCCTTCGAGCGCCATTCGCATGGCACGCAGCCTGGTTCGCAAATTCTCCATCACCAACGAGCCGTTGCTGATCTACGGCGCCAGCGGCACCGGCAAAGAGGCGGCGGCACGCTTCGCCCACGAGCATTCTGATCGGCGCACGCAGGTCCTGGTCAATGTAAACTGCGCCGCCCTGCCCGCTTCATTAACCCAGAGCGAGCTGTTCGGGCACGAACGGGGGGCCTTTACCCACGCCCTGAACAAGCGCATGGGCCGGATCACTGCAGCCGATGGCGGCACCCTGGTCCTCACCGGCGCCGATGAACTAAGCCTGGAACAGCAATCAGCGATCCTGCGGTTCCTTCAGGACGGTATCATTGAGCCTGTCGGCGCCAGCCGCCCGATAAAGGTCAACGTCCGCATCATCGCAACCTGCAGCGTGCCCTTGGAACAGAGGGTGGAACAGGGGCTGTTTCGATCCGATGTGTTCTACCGGCTGGGCAATCTGAGCGTGACATTGCCTACCTTGAAAGAACGCCTCGAGGACATTCCACTCCTGGCCCGCCGAGCGCTGGATGCCTGCGATGGCAGCCACTATCAGATCGGAAGCGACACCCTGGTTGCTCTGGCTCGCCATAGCTGGCCGGGCAACCTCCGAGAATTGCAGAATCGAATCCGCCAGGCGGTGCTGATGACTAAGTCACTGCATATTACGCCCGAAGACCTGGGGCTGGAGCCAACCGGCGCCCCTGCCCAACCTGACCGGTTCACCCTTGAGGCGTTCCGAGCCAGGGCTGAGGAGCAGGCCATCTCCACCAGCCTGTCACTTACCCACCAGAACGTTTCCGCCGCCGCTCGCCTACTGAAGATTTCCCGGGTGTCGTTTTACCGGCTGCTCGAGAAGCACAATCTGCAGCTCCCTTCCAGCATCAACCTGAACCCCGGAAGAGGGCAAGGAGACTGA
- a CDS encoding transporter yields MKPLTLIALTAALVTTANAAPPEPDATPRSTAEAAQQKAVQDSATDIASITADRGIVTRPGRFTIEPSFSHAHSNATRVAVEGYTIIPALLIGLINISEIQRDIFVSAVSLKYGFTSRFEGSVRIPYLSIREDLREREIFQGTPVDTLRESSGDGLGDVELAVRYQLNDGLDGWPYLIGVFRAKAPTGDGPYDVKQRVLTDNGGNPIGIELAERPTGSGFWSVEPGLSFIYPTDPAVLFGNLSYVWTIKEEQGFENGGTVDPGDVVRFGFGMGFAFNERTSFSLGYDHSVIRKTTFEHNNDLFAANFDRIQVGSLAFGLSHRLSPATTLSLTVAVGVTDNAPNSEITLKLPINL; encoded by the coding sequence ATGAAGCCACTGACCCTGATCGCGTTAACCGCAGCACTGGTAACCACCGCCAACGCCGCCCCGCCGGAGCCCGACGCAACTCCCAGATCAACCGCTGAAGCTGCCCAACAAAAGGCCGTCCAGGATTCTGCAACGGATATTGCCTCGATCACTGCCGACCGGGGTATCGTCACCCGCCCCGGCCGGTTTACCATCGAGCCTTCGTTCTCCCACGCCCACAGCAACGCCACCCGCGTGGCGGTGGAGGGGTACACCATCATCCCTGCACTGCTGATTGGGCTGATCAATATATCCGAGATACAACGGGATATTTTCGTCAGTGCTGTGTCTCTGAAATACGGATTCACCAGCCGGTTTGAGGGCAGTGTGCGGATACCGTACCTGAGCATCCGGGAGGACCTGCGGGAGAGGGAGATTTTCCAGGGCACGCCGGTGGATACCCTGCGGGAATCGTCAGGTGACGGCTTGGGCGATGTCGAGTTGGCAGTACGCTACCAGCTCAACGACGGGCTGGACGGCTGGCCCTATCTGATCGGCGTGTTCCGCGCCAAGGCACCCACCGGCGACGGCCCCTACGACGTCAAACAACGGGTGCTCACCGATAACGGCGGCAATCCGATCGGCATTGAACTGGCAGAGCGACCGACCGGGTCCGGATTCTGGTCGGTAGAGCCTGGCCTATCTTTCATCTACCCCACAGACCCCGCGGTGCTGTTTGGCAACCTGAGTTACGTGTGGACCATCAAGGAGGAGCAGGGCTTTGAAAACGGGGGGACCGTCGATCCGGGAGATGTGGTCCGTTTCGGATTCGGTATGGGCTTTGCGTTTAACGAACGGACGTCTTTCAGCCTCGGCTACGATCACTCGGTGATTCGTAAAACCACCTTTGAACACAACAACGACCTGTTCGCCGCCAATTTTGACCGCATTCAGGTGGGCTCGCTGGCCTTCGGCCTGTCTCATCGGTTATCACCGGCAACCACCCTGAGCCTGACAGTAGCCGTTGGCGTTACCGATAACGCACCTAACAGTGAGATCACACTGAAACTGCCGATCAACCTGTAA
- a CDS encoding C39 family peptidase: MAGLRQLMTGVLATLLWPSAFAGTVLVPGPGGDVQVSVSSFLDQRYQDVFRQQYDFSCGSAALATLLSFHYDHPVNEQEVFVGMLAVADEDKVRREGFSMLDMKRYLESEGYQADGFRLPLSGLREQVRVPVIALVTLGGYRHFVVIRGISEREVLVADPARGLKAYSRAEFEQSWDGSAFVIRSHLDQGRSSFLADGQWPGLARAPLFKGLKGPGVGHNLPYWPSTQEW, encoded by the coding sequence ATGGCGGGATTAAGACAGCTGATGACGGGTGTTCTGGCGACCCTGCTGTGGCCTTCGGCTTTTGCCGGAACCGTGTTGGTTCCCGGTCCCGGGGGCGATGTACAGGTCAGTGTCAGCAGTTTTCTGGACCAGCGATACCAGGATGTTTTCCGGCAACAGTACGATTTCAGCTGTGGCTCTGCAGCGCTGGCCACGTTGTTGTCGTTTCACTATGACCACCCGGTCAATGAACAGGAGGTGTTCGTCGGGATGCTGGCCGTCGCCGATGAAGACAAGGTTCGGCGAGAAGGTTTTTCCATGCTCGATATGAAGCGCTACCTGGAATCGGAGGGGTATCAGGCCGACGGATTCCGGCTGCCTCTGAGTGGACTGAGGGAGCAGGTGCGGGTGCCGGTGATTGCTCTTGTGACCCTGGGGGGCTACCGGCATTTTGTGGTTATTCGGGGCATCAGTGAGCGCGAGGTATTGGTAGCAGACCCCGCCCGGGGTTTGAAGGCCTACAGTCGGGCTGAATTTGAGCAAAGCTGGGATGGCTCAGCGTTCGTGATTCGTAGCCATCTGGACCAGGGGCGGTCCAGCTTCCTGGCAGACGGCCAATGGCCGGGGCTGGCCCGGGCACCGCTGTTCAAAGGTCTCAAGGGGCCGGGTGTTGGCCATAACTTGCCCTATTGGCCCAGCACACAGGAGTGGTGA